The genomic window AACTACTTGAAGCAGCTGGAGTCGACACAGTGCCAGAACTCTCTAAGAGAAACGGTGATAACCTTTATGAAAAGGTAGTGGAAGTAAATGCAGCAAAGAGACTCGTGCGCAAATTACCATCCAAGAAACAGATTCTGAATTGGATTGAGCAGGCCAAGAAGCTTCCTAGAGCGATTCAATACTGAGCTCCTCAGATAAGCTCAGCAGCTCGAGACTGATGAAAAGTGGCCGGGTGAATTCCGGCCCTTTCTTTTGGTTGTACTGTAGCGAGAGACTTGGGGAGAGTTGTTGGATTTGCTGCTATGGTATAATTCACAATTATTCGGTGCAGAAAGTCTCATGCTATGTTCAGGGAGGGATCTCTTTGAAGAAAGATGTCACCATGAGGAGCTATGTCCCAGAGAGTGACTACATGAGAATAAGAAACCTGATAATAGAGACTTTCCCACTCTGTGGAGGACCTTTCAACTGGACCATTGACAGGTGGAATATCTGTAGATTTCACATCATACCTCTCCATAAGTACTATTCAACAAGTTATTTCGGCGTTCCGACGAGACCACATGTGGACCACAGAGACGATCTTCCTCTATGGCAAAACGGAATTGGAATCTGGGAAACCGGCGATGGAGAAGTAGTTGCTGTAGCACATTCCGAAAACGAAGAGCCCGGAGAAGCCTGGACACAAATCCATCCGAATTACGGGTTTCTTTGTCCTGAGATTATCGATTACATTGAAGAGAACCTTGCAGACTGGGCAAATGGATATGGGTTCGTGAAACTCTATGTCAAAGATCTTGACGATCTTGAATCGGTGGTGGAGGAGAAAGGCTACATCAGACTGGAGACACCTATTCCCTACATTGTCTATGAGATTCACGATGATGCAGAGACTCCTTCCTTTCCGGTAGGATACAAAGTACTCAGTATTGCTGAAGAAGACGATCCGATCAAGAGATCAAGAGCAAAGGCGATGGCCTTTCATGGTTTTTGTCCACCTTCACATTGGCCTCCAGCAGACGCTTTCAGAGAGATTCAGAAAGCTCCTGATTACGGTAGAGAGCTAGACCTTTTTGTTGTAAGTCCCAATGGCGAGCATGTTTCCTTTTGTACGATTTGGCTCGATCTGGAAAACCGATATGGAAACTTTGAACCGGTCGGCACACACGTTGACTACAGAAATCTCGGTTTTGCAACTCAACTACTTTTGGAAGGCATTAGAAGAATGAAATCATTTGACATTGAAAGATCATTCATGAATTCTACTGTTGAGTTCTACAGGAAATTTGGATTCAAGGATACTTCTAGATATTGCAGACCTTGGGTGAAGTATTTCATCACCCAGAGCAATTGAGGTCAGTTCATTGAGGGCCTTCTCAAAACCAGGAAACTCGAATTCCTGTTGATGCAGGGGGGAACAATGCAGAAGAGTATTGAAAACACAAAGTGGTATAAGCTTTCGGTAGAGGAAACTCTCCAGAATCTGGATAGCTCGAAGGAGGGAATCTCATCAGAAGAAGTCAAAGAGAGGTTAAACAGATTCGGTCCAAATGAACTCCCGAAGAAAAAACCCGTCACTATCCTCCAGATAATTCTCTCGCAGTTCAAGGACCCTTTGATCTACATACTCCTGATTGCCGGATTCATTTCCGTGATAATTGGTGAACCCGATGATGCAATCTTTATACTTGCCGTAGTTGTCCTGAACGCAATTATCGGAACAACTCAAGAATTCAAGGCCGAGAAGAGCGCCGAGGCTCTATTGAAAATCATGAAAGTGGAATCAAGAGTAATACGCAATGGGGAGACCAGAACGGTAAACTCAAATGAACTGGTGCCTGGAGACATTGTTCTTGCCGAGTCGGGTGATAGGTTATCCGCTGATATCAGGTTAATAGAAACCAACAATCTTTCTGTCGACGAGTCGTTCCTAACAGGCGAATCTACTACCGTTGAGAAGAACACGGATCAACTCGATGAAGATCTTGAGATAGGCGATCGAAAGAACCTGGCATTTGCCGGTTCAACAGTAATAACGGGTAGAGCAAAGGGAGTCGTAGTCGCAACAGGCAACAGCACCGAAATTGGAAAGATTGCAGAAGTCGTAACTGGATCCGAGCAAGGAAAGGCTCCTCTCGTGATTAGGATGGAGGAATTCACGCGCAAGATTGCATATATTGTGCTGATAGCAGCGGCGGGATTCGCTCTGCTCAGACTCTTGCAAGGATACCCTCTTTCCGACGTATTCTTTCTCGCCGTGGCGCTCTCTGTTTCCGCCATCCCCGAGGGGCTTCCCGTTGCTCTAACTGTTGCGCTTTCAGTCGCAACGAGCAGGATGGCAAAAAGGAACGTTATTGTCAGAAAGCTCGAAGCAGTTGAGAGTCTCGGAAGTTGCACCGTCATCGCCAGTGACAAAACCGGAACACTCACAGTTAATCAGCAGACTGCAAGAATTGTAAGACTAGCTTCTGGAAAGGACTATGAAATAAGTGGTGAAGGATATAACGACAAAGGAGAGTTTCAAGGAATCGAACATGAGATTCCCGAAGCTCTGAAAGAACTAATAAAGATTTCCGTTATAGCCAATGAAGGTGTTCTCGAAAAGGAGAACGACCAGTGGCATCAAAGTGGTGACGCAATGGACGTTGCTCTTCTCTCAATGGCCTACAAATCGGGTCTTTCACCGAAGTCACTTCGTGAAGAGACTCGGGTATTGAGAGAAGTTCCATACGAATCGGAGAAGAGATACTCTGCAGCCATTTATGAATACCAGGGAAAAAAGATATGTGCTATGAAGGGAGCGGTCGAGACGATCCTTTCGAGATGCAAAACTGTGTTGAATGATGATGGTAGCACCAATGAGCTCGACAGCAAAGAAATTGAGGCTAAAGCGCTTTCGTTGGCTGAAGGCGGCTACAGAGTGCTCGCCTTCGCTTCAGGTGAAGTAGACCGTGATGATATTGAGATTGATGAGATTAACGACCTTGTGTTCATCGGACTAGTCGGATTCATAGATCCGCTGAGGCCGGAAGTCAAAGGTGCGGTCAGAGAAAGCCAGGATGCTGGAGTCAAAGTCATTATGATAACTGGAGATCACCCGTCTACGGCCAAAGCAATTGCAGAAGAACTCGAAATCATAGGAAAGAACGACAAAGTAGTTACGGGCAAAGACCTCGAGAGCGCTGGCGACCACGAAAGCAAAGAATTTGCCAACCTATGCCTTTCTTCTAATGTCTTTGCAAGAGTTTCTCCAGTCCAGAAGCTTCATATCGTTGAAGCACTGAAGAGAGAAGGCCACTTCGTAGCAGTTACGGGTGATGGTGTGAATGACGCTCCTGCACTGCAAAGGGCAAACATTGGTGTAGCAATGGGCTCGGGTACAGATGTTGCCAAAGATACCGGTTCGATAATCATCACAGATGATAATTTTGCTTCGATAGTATCGGGAATAGAGGAGGGTAGGTTCGCGTTTGCAAACGTTCGCAAAGTGATCTACTTATTGATATCGACTGGCGCCGCTGAACTTCTGCTATTTGTTCTCGCGGTGATCTTCAATGTTCCTCTTCCTTTAGTTGCGGTTCAGATTCTCTGGCTAAACCTTGTCACGAATGGAATACAAGACGTTGCCCTTGCCTTCGAGAAAGGCGAACCCGGGGTGATGAAGAATCCCCCAAGAAGAACAGACCAGGGGATCTTCGACAGATTGATGATTGGAGAGACACTCTTGTCAGGGTTCTCAATGGGGCTTGTTGCCTTTGTTGCCTGGATGGTGTTTCTGGGTTCCGGAATGGAAGAGGACTCCGCAAGAAATCTACTTCTTCTTCTGTTTGTCCTTATGCAAAATGTTCATGTTTTCAATTGCAGATCAGAAACAGAGTCGGCCTTCAGAGTACCCCTTAGGAGAAACTACATTCTGGTTTTTGGAGTTATTGCAGCACACGGCCTCCACCTGATTGCAATGAACACTTCCTTATTCCAGAACTTGCTCGGTGTTTCTCCTGTTTCGATCTCCCAGTGGCTGATTTTGCTGGCATGTGCAGCGCCTCTGTTGGTAGTGATGGAGCTTTTCAAGCTATTCCAAAGAAGAAGCTCTTAACTGATAACGGTCATAAAACTAATTAAGCTCCAAGATCTGAGTTCTTCATAATGAAGCCTAGAAGCAGGCTGTTCAGTACGTCTGGCTTTTCAAATATTGTCACGTGACCACAATCAGGAATAACAGCGAATTCCGATCTCTGGATCCTGTCCGCCATGATTTTCGAAAACCTCCTGGGCTTCAGAATATCTTCTTCACCACAGACTAGAAGCGTTGGGCAGCTGATTCTTCCAAGCGAATCGCTCATGTACACGTCGCTCAAGAACGTATCATACAGAGTTATCTGGCCCTCGAAGTAGTCCTCTGATACCCTTTTCAATGCATTCGCTCGCTCTTCAAGCATCTTGATATTGCTCTTGATGAAGGAATTGCTGTAGATTGTCGGCACCATATTCCAGAAGAATTTCACAGGGTCACCTTTGCCAGCTGCTTCTTTCCAATTGCGGATAAAAAGCTTTAGAACCTCGTCGAGCTCACTCACCGAATCAATGATTGAAATTGACTTAACCATCTCAGGAAAATCAATGGCAAATCTTAGAGCTACTTCGCCTCCGTAAGAAGTACCGATTATGTGCACTTTGTCAATATCCAGTTCCTTCATTAGAAGCAAAGCCTCTTCAGCATGCTCTCTGAACGTGTAAGGCCCAGCCGGTTTTTCCGAGAGAAGCTGGCCCTTGAAATCGTGAAGGAGAATCTTGTACCCGAATCTCTCAAAGACACCTGTTTGCAGCGACCAGCTGTTCGTCGAAGCCATGACTCCATTGAAAAAGGCGACCGTCTCGCTTCCTCCTTCATTGCCTCTAATCTCGTAGTAAAGTCGAGTTCCATTAATTGTCTTGTAAGCCATTTTGTCCTCCCTTTATTGCCTTGCTGCTTAATAGCATTTCATGAGCAGCGGGATTACGATATTGCTCTTATAGAATGCACATCAACATATTAACATATTAACGGATTGCTTCGCTGAAGAAATTCCTGAAGCCATTACGACGCTATAAGCACTGGCCCTTTCTTCGTCGGTAAGGTCAACAAAGTACTTACCCGACTGAACATCAACAGAGAGCGAATTCATAGGGAACCCTTCAACTCTTATCGAATGCGGCTTGCTCACAAGATAAAACGTCTCTTCTATCGTGTCATCCATCAGCCAGCGTTTTCGATCGTCGCTCAAGACAAGAAAGATGGCGTTTCTATAATGAGCCACTGTCCGCCCTCCGAGTCCGGCTACGAGCCTACTGTAGTAGTCGATCATTTCGTCGTCATTCATAACCTTGTCACCCAGCCTTCTGTTCTTCACTCCAGGCTGAAGTTCAGAATCTAGGCCTTCGATGTAAAGTCAGGAGTCGCAAGCAAAGATGGGTTTGCCAATTAAGCGATAGTAAGCCTCCACCTTTGTCTTGGCATTTTCGAGAGGACTAATTCCGGACTCCTCAACAGTCGGAAGATGATCGAGTGAACAGGGGTCTTTTATCTGGAGATCTAGTCCATCAAGCATCTTCTTCATGCTCGTCACTTTTGCCGGGTTTCTTGTACCATAGACAAGCTCCATCCTTGCACCCCTACGAACCACATTGTACTCCCTTCTTTCATGATAACATTCGATAGCTTATTAGAAACTTCTTCATATGGTGCCTCTCTGAGGTTCCCCTGCTATTGACCTGGAGATAAGATAAACAAGAGCTCCACTAGGGTGTCGGACTTCCCGGAGCCGTGCTTTGTGTAGATTTGTCCAGGCCGCACTGTGTTCGAATTACGAAAACTTATAATGAAAGTGTAGGGAGTAGACTTCAATTGCCGAATTTCAACCGCAATAGCGACCCTTGCTGAATCAACCAAAGCCACTTCCTGGATGAGAGATTGGGAGGGTTCAATATGAGGCTACTGCCGGTTGCTCTGTCTATCCTTCCAATTGCTCTTAGTGCAACTTTCATGGAGCACAAAAGAGAAGACACTATTTTAGACGGTAGTGGAAAGGCCCTGATATCGAGAATGGAATGTGTTCCGGCTTCTGCCCTTGCTTCACTGTACAGAATTCACTGGGAATATGTCGAAAAGCTCGGGGAAGAACAAGACTTCTTTTCACAGGCATCAACGGAACTGAAATTCCTGCTTCCGGGTGAGTTAGCCTGGAATTCTGCTCAGCGGGATCGTGAAACAGATTCACTTTTCAGAACTATGGAAGGACAGATAAATGGATTTTCAGTCCATAGATCAGGCGATGATCTCTGGACAATAGAGACAGGACCAGCTGAGAAACTGATGGAGGAATACTTCGAATTCATCTTCTCACAGATGATGTTTCAGACGATGTTCCTGGAATCTCTTGAGAAGCCCTCTAAAGAATTCCAGGATCTTTCAGTGACGGAGCAATTACTCACACGAAGATCACAAAAATCGCCCTAGCCGAAGGCCAAAAGCCATCAACCTCTGAACAACTAGGATGATTGAACTGTCTGGTTGACTTCGGAGGCCGCTCAAAGGTGGCGGCCACACTCTCGGTGGCGAATAACACCCTGTACTTGATTGAGAGTCTCGATTCTTCCTTGTCATGACCAACCACGCTTTTCGAGCAAAGGGGCGTCTTTATCAAGATGCTCTATAACAACAGCAGGTTCAAGGCAGAGTATCGTCCTCCGGAGAAGGATTGTACGAACTATACGTAGCATAAGCGATCAAAACGATGCAGGCTTCGGACGTGACGCGGGTGACTCTCGTCCAGAATTTCCCCGCTGCCGGCTCCACCCAGTCTGCCGCTACCCATACCGGTACGCTTATTGAGTCAGTTATAGCGGTTCACAGAATATAAGCTATCAAATTTCGCAGAAGGAGCAGAGTGGTTCTTGAGAATCGTCAAACAATCTGGTGGTGGAGAGCACACGTTCTCTGTCTCCAGAGGACCTCTGCTGAAAGACCGGTGAAGTGAATGAAACGCCGAGAGGAAAACCGGTTTCCGCATGATTGAAAGCAGTAGTGAGTATGCTTTTGCTTCTTTCTGAAGACTTCTCGTCTCTCGGTGTGTTACTATCTAGGTATCTCACACCAGGAGCTTCAGATGGAGAACCTGCTCGTCGCAACCGGTCTAGCACTGGACGCATTTGCCGTTTCAATATGTGCTGGAATCTCTCTGGAGGATGTAACCTGCAGACATGTTTTCAGGGTAGCATTTCATTTTGGACTGTTCCAGTTTGTAATGCCGATCATCGGATACTTCCTCGCAGCAAGCTTTCGAGACTATATAATGGATTTCGATCACTGGATTGCCTTTATTCTTCTTGGAATTATCGGCGGAAAGATGCTGCTCGAATCTCTTGACAGGAAAGAAGAAGTCTCATGCAAGGATCGAACCAGAGGCCTTACGCTCATCTTACTTTCGATAGCTACCTCTATAGATGCGCTGGCTGTAGGGAGTGCATACGCATTCCTTGGAAAACCAATCATCCTCACTGCTATGATGACGGGATTGATAACTGCAACGCTCTCCGCTCTAGGTGTAACGGGCGGACAGAGACTGGGTCAGAAATTCGGCAAGTTGATGGAAGCAACCGGAGGAATTGTGCTAATCTCGATTGGACTAAAGATCCTCTTCGAACATCTCTACTAGGTCTATTTAGGTCTATTGGACAAGTCTTTCGATGATTCCGGCTAATTGTTTCCCGCTTTCTATAAGATTCGATCTGACCTCCTTCAAATCCTGTTTAATCTGCAATCCTTTGAAGTTTTTCGTCCCGACTACTTTCGCGCCGGCCTTTTCGGCTTTTGCGGAGAATCTCTTTAGAGCTTTCTCATTTGTCTCACCTGCTCCTACACCTACTAGAAACACACTCTTGCCTTTCAGATCGGCATTGTTCACGAAAGTATTCATCTGAGGCGAAGGATGCCAGGCGTAAATTGGAGTCAACAGCACCAGGAATTCGAAACTGCCGATATCTGGAAGCGGTTCCTTCAACGGACTTCCAAGGCCAAGCAGCGCATAGAGACCGGATATCGATTTCAAGGGCTTTTTTTCTTCAAGTTTGAAGAGTTCTGCACCAATAGAATCGGAAAAGCTTTCCGCAATTTCCTTTGTCGAACCAGATCTGCTGTAATAAACTGCACATAGTTTCACACCGATCATCGCCTTTTTTCCAAAATTGATCTTCCACTGGAAATTACTTCGATTATCTGGAAATCCCGATCAATGAATAAGATGTTTGCAGAGCCTCCCTTCTTGAGCAGCCCAATTCCGTTTCTCTGCAGATGATAGAACGCAGCCGGGTTTGCCGTAAAAGGCTTCAGAGCTTCATGTATCGGAAGACCTCTGCCTTTGACCAATCTTGTGAAGGTTTTAAGAAGAGTATCGACCGGTGCCGGCCTTATCCCGACCAGGTTCTTTTCATTATCGAATCTGGGAAGAGAACCGAGGCCGTCAGAAGAGACACAGATCCTGTCGAATCTGATCTTCTTGCTGTAGATGTCTTTCAGAACCAGGTGTGTGCTTTGTTCATCCGCAGTGATGTCAATATATCCGCCCTTGTTGCTCACCCAGTCGATGCCCTGACTTAGGAGTTCCTCCGATCGACAGATGTGTGTAGGGATAATCTGTCGTGGATTGAGAGTACCGTCGGCAACTGCTTCATAAAGAGGTTTAAGCTTCTCCTGTCCATCTCCAAGATGCAGCACGGTCACTCCAGCCTTGCCGGAAAGCATTCCGGCCACACGCGCGTCCATAGCAAATCTCTGAAGCTCTGTGGAACTAAGGTTACTGCTTCTATGATCCGAGACGGCAACCTCGCCCACGCCGATTATCTCGGGAATGAATACAATATCCCTCATGACATCCCCCGTAAGCGTCTTCAAAGGGTATCTGTAAGAGCCTGTCAGCATGTAAGAATCTATCCCCGAGTTTCGGAAGTCCCTAACCTTTGCAAGCAAAGAAGCGTGATCTCTGGTAACACCATCGGTGCCCAACATTCCAACAACTGTCGTGGTCCCGACTTCGGCGAATTGCTGCGAAGAACCTTCAGGAGTTCTTGTTGAAAAGCCTCCTTCTCCGCCTCCCCCGATTAGATGCACGTGCCCGTCAACAAATCCGGGAATCGCGTACGCCTCACCTAGGTCGAATACATCTCCGCTGAGCGACCGAACGGCCGATTCGTTGATCCCTTCATCGATTTCGACAATCCTCTCTCCAGAAATCAGAATGTCTTTCCTTCCGAGAGGTTCTGGAGCAAATACTTCAACGTTCTTAAACAGAGTTAACATCTATTCCTCCCCTTCCCATCCATAGGTCATAACGGCTTCAAAGGCTAGATCGCGCATTTCGTAATAGCCCTGGAAGGATCTCACCGCCAATATGTCCGGCATAAAAGCTTCCGATGTATCGGATGTAGTCTTCCAATAAGTGGTTGAACAACTTACAAAAATTCCCGAGTTAGGCAGCTGAAATCTACCTACTTCACCATAGTGCCTCGGACTGCCACCGGTCGGTTCACCCACAAAGATCGCGTTTGTGCGTTTTCTCATGGAAATGGCATTGAGAACTGCCGAAGAGAAGGTTCCGCGATCGATTAGAACAAAGAGCTTTCCAGTTCTGTTCAATCTCCAATCTATCATCATTCTTAGAATAAAGGGTGCCAGAACGACAGAGCTGCCTCCTCTATTTCCCCTGAGATCAAGGACGAATTTGCTTACTGGGTTGGTCCAGGTGAATAGAAACATTCTACAACTAAACAGTATGAACGGGTTTACTTTTTCCGAACCACATGAAGCATAATGAAAATGCAAGATCCTGGAATCAGGGTAGTACTGATACCAGTACTTCCTTCCTTGATAGCTTCTGTCTATCTCATCCGCTCTCTTCTGTAACCAATGAAATACTTCTCTTTGAGGCTTTACGGAGGCTTCAATTATCTCTCCTTCCTTTTCGACCTTAAGAAGAAGATTTCCATCCATGTCAACCATTCCCAGGCCCTTCATAATCTCTTCTTTGTTCAAATAGTCAGAGTGAGATTGGAGAAATCCCCATTCATTGTCGAATGATACAACCTTTCTCAACCTATACAAAGCGTCTTCGACTTCCATGCCCGCAATCTCAACTACTCTGCAGTTCAGCAGGTGCTTTTCACTATCCGATGTGGCAACTATATAAAGCCCGTCAGTAAACCAGTAAGTGTAAATTGGATAGACAGCAAGCCTGCTATCGGGATAGATCGCAGTGTGGCCGTCTCCAATCGATGCGACGATTTCTGTAAGCCTTGTGTAGATCTCGCTGGACGACAGATTCTCCAGATCGCGTTCCAGACTTCGCAGAAGCTGTCTGAACGTACCCTCATCCGTCTTGAAATAGGGATTAGGGTGAGTGTTCAACAGTTTTTCTTCGAGAAACCCGATGTCCTGCCTCCACTCCTTTACAGATACATCCTCCAAACTATGTGCGAGAAGTGGCAGTGCTAATGAGAACAAGAGGAGAAACACGGATAGAATTCTCTTCATCTTTACCATCCCTTCCGATATTCGATGAGATTTTATCATTTACTTCAGGTCTTGCAGAAATCAAGCTATTCGCTCTCAAGAAGCGCTTTGCCCGGTTTGCTATGTATAATTGACTTCTCATGGTTCAATAGAAGCAGAGAGTTGATATCGTGAATCCTGGGCTCAGTCGACATACAAGTGGCTCTCTCCTTTGTAAGTTGTTTAGAAGAAGATACCAAGTCATAAGCGAAATCGTAGCTCGGAAAGAAGTTTGGACTGTCAACAAGAGGAGAGATCTCTCCTCGTCAAGCATTCGGGGCATTTAGATGAGGAAAGTAATATGCTCTATGCCGGAGGAAGATTTGATGTTCATCCTGTGGACTCTCATTGGCTTTTTTTCAGGCTCAATAATGTTTTCTAAAATGATTTATGAGAAGACGACCGGTAAGAAGATCAGGGAGATTGGCGACGGCAACCCTGGATCTTCCAATGTGATAAGGGGAGCAGGACTAGCACTTGGGTTGTTAGCGATGGCGCTCGACTACTTCAAGGGGTATCTTCCCGTGCTGCTCGCCCTTTCGATTGGAGGAATTTCCGGCTGGGAGATAGTACCCGTCGCAGTCTCTCCGGTTCTGGGTCACGCCTTTTCACCCTTTCTGCGAATGAATGGAGGTAAGGCTGTAGCGGTCTCTTTCGGCATCTGGTCAGGTGTAACCCAATGGGTCGGACCTTCAATAATCGGAGCGTTTATGTTGTTGTTCTCATTCGTCATAAATCCCAGGACCGATGGCTGGAAGGTAATTCTGAGCATGTGCGGCCTCCTGATCTTTCTCGTCGTTCAGAAGGACGTTATTGCTATCTCAATTTGGACAATAAACACAACAATCCTTGCTTTCAAACACAGTGATCAGCTTGCTTTTCCCATAGCATTCAGGTTTCGGAGGAAGGAAAAATGACCTCTCTTCTCTCCCAGTCAGTTTCAGTTGCTCTCTTCCTAGGTATGATGTTTTTAATTTCAGTCTCTAACGCGATTCTGATGAAAAAGATCAGCCGTTTCGAAAGGGTTCTCCATGGCCCTCTGGTTTCAGTACTGATTCCTGCCAGAAACGAAGAGAAAAACATCTCAAGGTGCGTTTACTCCCTTCTTAATCAAGATTACCGCAATCTCGAACTAATCGTACTCGACGATAGCTCATCCGACGCAACACTCCAAATCCTTGAATCAATGAGAAGTGAGTTTAACAACCTCAGAGTAATTAAGGGAGAAGCTTTGCCAGAAGGATGGCTCGGCAAGCACTGGGCATGCCACCAGCTTGCAAGAGAAGCGAAGGGAGAGATCCTCCTTTTCACAGATGCCGATACCGTTCACGCTTCCCCCACAATTTCACACGCTGTAAGCGTCATGATTAGAGAAAAAACAGATCTGTTGACGGCCGTGGTTAAGGAGAAGACCGACACGCTGGGTGAGTTGATAACTATACCATTTATGATTCACAGTGTCTTCTCGATCTTTCCACTCATTATCGCGTATGGCAAGAGGTGCAAATCACTCGCGGCAGCCAGCGGTCAGTTCATGATGTTCAGGAGGCTATCCTATCTCTCAATCGGAGGCCATGAGGCTGTGAAGGACCACGGGGTCGATGATATCTCTCTTGGCAGGCTGATAAAGAAGGCTGGGATGAAGTGGAGACTGTACGATGCTTCAGATCTTGTAGAGTGCAAGATGTACGATGGATTCAAAGCCGCATATTTGGGCTTTCTCAAGAATTACTTCTCCCTGTTTGACTACAGAATAGTCCCCGCTGCCTTTGTTTGGGGTTGGATGCTTACTTTGGATTTCTTTCCTCTCACTGTAGCTTTACTATTCATTCTTGGAGCCGCCGTTCCAGAGTCCGCCGGGATTCTGTCTCTGATTAGTCTGACACTTTCATTCGGTATGTGGCTTCTCGCCAGCGTGAAGTTTTCACTCAGACCCCTGGTGATTATTCTGTATCCGCTGATCACTCTCGTCTCATCAATTATCGGATTCCATTCGATAGTTGCTCACCTTTGTGGAGCTGCGAAATGGAAAGGTAGGGTGCTTGTAAAGAAGAAATCACGCTTATTTTAGTGACTGCCTGAACCGACTGCTGAATAATCATGTAGAATCGGTTCGTATGACACAACTTTATGAGGGAATGGTTTTTTGAAGCATTGGAAGATCTGGTTAATTGTTGCCGGCATAATCGCCTACGTCTTTTTGATAGAACCAAACATTCTGACGATCGAAAGGCTTACGTTCTCGGAAGAACCTTCGGCGAAAATTGCCTTCTTTGCCGATATTCACATTTGGATGAAGAAACCCATTCACGATCATCTTCTTGAAAGGCTCGTCGACGAAGGTGTAGATCTGATTCTATTTGGGGGCGATGTTTTGTCTCCTTATACAGATATGGAGTTTATGAAGAATTACTTTTCGCAACTAGTCAGAATAGCGCCCGTTTATGCCGTATATGGAAACTGGGAGGAATCCGAGACAGATGTCATGGGGAAGATCTACGAGGAGCTGGGGATAAACGTGATTCATACCCGCTCGACTGTGATTCAAATTGCAGGAAAAAAACTGGGATTGACGGGCACTCCGTCCCATCATTACTTCTCGTGGACTAAGTTCCTTCCTGATGATGAGTATGATCTGAAGATACTCATGGTTCATGCACCTAATATGCTCGAAGAACATCCTGACATTCTTGAAAAATTCGATCTTGTGCTGGCAGGACACACTCACGGGGGTCAATTCTACATACCCTGGCTTACAGAAATCATCCTGAAGAGCTCTAGAGGTTTTAGTGGCGATTACTATCGCGGGCTTTACGAAACAAACGGAACAAAGATTTTCGTTACTAGAGGTATAGGCGGCTGGTTTCCCGGAAGACTGGCAAGTCCTCCCGAGATCTTATTCATCGAGTTCTGAATTCCGCCTATTCTCCAATGGATTTCCCTTCAGTTTCTGCTACCTTCGTCTCTTTCTGCCCGATCTCTCAAAGATGGCTTCGAATCTATGTAATACCGTGATATAATCTATCAACTTTTCTTTCTCCCTATGGAGGCTAACATGTTCTTTGCGATAATTCCGGCAGTTGTTTTTGGCTGGGCATTAGGGGCAAACGACGCTGCAAATGTATACGGTACGGCGGTTACTTCGGGACTTGTGAAATATCGTGTTGCGGTCGTGTTGTCGGCGATATTCATACTAATCGGTTCACTGCTTGAGGGTTCCCGAGGTCTTGAAACGATCTCGAGTGTAAGC from Mesotoga sp. Brook.08.105.5.1 includes these protein-coding regions:
- a CDS encoding GNAT family N-acetyltransferase, with protein sequence MKKDVTMRSYVPESDYMRIRNLIIETFPLCGGPFNWTIDRWNICRFHIIPLHKYYSTSYFGVPTRPHVDHRDDLPLWQNGIGIWETGDGEVVAVAHSENEEPGEAWTQIHPNYGFLCPEIIDYIEENLADWANGYGFVKLYVKDLDDLESVVEEKGYIRLETPIPYIVYEIHDDAETPSFPVGYKVLSIAEEDDPIKRSRAKAMAFHGFCPPSHWPPADAFREIQKAPDYGRELDLFVVSPNGEHVSFCTIWLDLENRYGNFEPVGTHVDYRNLGFATQLLLEGIRRMKSFDIERSFMNSTVEFYRKFGFKDTSRYCRPWVKYFITQSN
- a CDS encoding HAD-IC family P-type ATPase, with the translated sequence MQKSIENTKWYKLSVEETLQNLDSSKEGISSEEVKERLNRFGPNELPKKKPVTILQIILSQFKDPLIYILLIAGFISVIIGEPDDAIFILAVVVLNAIIGTTQEFKAEKSAEALLKIMKVESRVIRNGETRTVNSNELVPGDIVLAESGDRLSADIRLIETNNLSVDESFLTGESTTVEKNTDQLDEDLEIGDRKNLAFAGSTVITGRAKGVVVATGNSTEIGKIAEVVTGSEQGKAPLVIRMEEFTRKIAYIVLIAAAGFALLRLLQGYPLSDVFFLAVALSVSAIPEGLPVALTVALSVATSRMAKRNVIVRKLEAVESLGSCTVIASDKTGTLTVNQQTARIVRLASGKDYEISGEGYNDKGEFQGIEHEIPEALKELIKISVIANEGVLEKENDQWHQSGDAMDVALLSMAYKSGLSPKSLREETRVLREVPYESEKRYSAAIYEYQGKKICAMKGAVETILSRCKTVLNDDGSTNELDSKEIEAKALSLAEGGYRVLAFASGEVDRDDIEIDEINDLVFIGLVGFIDPLRPEVKGAVRESQDAGVKVIMITGDHPSTAKAIAEELEIIGKNDKVVTGKDLESAGDHESKEFANLCLSSNVFARVSPVQKLHIVEALKREGHFVAVTGDGVNDAPALQRANIGVAMGSGTDVAKDTGSIIITDDNFASIVSGIEEGRFAFANVRKVIYLLISTGAAELLLFVLAVIFNVPLPLVAVQILWLNLVTNGIQDVALAFEKGEPGVMKNPPRRTDQGIFDRLMIGETLLSGFSMGLVAFVAWMVFLGSGMEEDSARNLLLLLFVLMQNVHVFNCRSETESAFRVPLRRNYILVFGVIAAHGLHLIAMNTSLFQNLLGVSPVSISQWLILLACAAPLLVVMELFKLFQRRSS
- a CDS encoding alpha/beta hydrolase: MAYKTINGTRLYYEIRGNEGGSETVAFFNGVMASTNSWSLQTGVFERFGYKILLHDFKGQLLSEKPAGPYTFREHAEEALLLMKELDIDKVHIIGTSYGGEVALRFAIDFPEMVKSISIIDSVSELDEVLKLFIRNWKEAAGKGDPVKFFWNMVPTIYSNSFIKSNIKMLEERANALKRVSEDYFEGQITLYDTFLSDVYMSDSLGRISCPTLLVCGEEDILKPRRFSKIMADRIQRSEFAVIPDCGHVTIFEKPDVLNSLLLGFIMKNSDLGA
- a CDS encoding non-canonical purine NTP pyrophosphatase, whose protein sequence is MELVYGTRNPAKVTSMKKMLDGLDLQIKDPCSLDHLPTVEESGISPLENAKTKVEAYYRLIGKPIFACDS
- a CDS encoding manganese efflux pump MntP family protein; the protein is MENLLVATGLALDAFAVSICAGISLEDVTCRHVFRVAFHFGLFQFVMPIIGYFLAASFRDYIMDFDHWIAFILLGIIGGKMLLESLDRKEEVSCKDRTRGLTLILLSIATSIDALAVGSAYAFLGKPIILTAMMTGLITATLSALGVTGGQRLGQKFGKLMEATGGIVLISIGLKILFEHLY
- a CDS encoding flavodoxin family protein encodes the protein MKLCAVYYSRSGSTKEIAESFSDSIGAELFKLEEKKPLKSISGLYALLGLGSPLKEPLPDIGSFEFLVLLTPIYAWHPSPQMNTFVNNADLKGKSVFLVGVGAGETNEKALKRFSAKAEKAGAKVVGTKNFKGLQIKQDLKEVRSNLIESGKQLAGIIERLVQ